Below is a window of Microcoleus sp. AS-A8 DNA.
TGCCCTTTCCTCCGGGTTCGACAGTGCTAAAAATACCAGTGCTAAAGCTACCGCCACCTGTAATTGAAATATCGCGATCGGCTTGCACATTTATAAATCCAGCATTCCCCACCCCACCCTGAGGGGCGCTACCGTCATAGGGGCCGCGAACTAGAGTTTGCAGTGATGAACTATTGCTTAATGACAGTGAACCCGTCTTAATCTCAATATAACCGCCATCGCCAGTAGCTCCGGGTTCCACAGTAGTGAAAATGGTACTGTTGTCGAGAGAAACAGAGCCGCCGTTGGTTTGCAAATCGACATAGCCTGCATCTCCTGCGCCAAACGTTGCGGCATTGAGTGTGGAATTGGTTAAATCAATTGACCTTGCTTCAATCCCGATATAGCCACCCTCTCCTTCGGCTTCTGGTCGCACAATGCTTTGGATATTACTGTTGGCTAAAGCAACTCGCTCAGCTTGCAATACAACATATCCAGCATCTCCTTTTTGAGACGTGCTGGTTGTTAGGTTAGCTCCATTAGCGAATGAGATGAACTCAGTGGCCTGAATCAATATATTTCCAGCCACTGTATCTGTATCGGTGTTAATGCTAAAAGCAGAACTATTATCTGTATTGAGTTCGGAATTATCGATACTAACAACCTGGGGCGAAATCGAGGTGTATAATGATTCACCAATCAAGATTTGCCCTACAATTCCTGTACTGAAAATCCGACTTTTGTTTTCAATAGAAACTCTCTCACTGGCGGTAACACTAATATCTCCAGCAAAGCCAGAGGAAGCATTTTGGGTATTGAGGATGGAATCATTAATTAAAACTGAACCATCTAGAGCGGTAATTTGAATAGAACCGAAGCCGCGATTTAAATCATTATTATTACTTTGGCTAAAAACTTCACTATTTCCTCGAATCGATATCAGGCTACTGGCATTAATCAGGATGTTTCCTGCCAACCCAGAGCCATCGTTATCCGTGTTGAGCTTGGCGTTAGTGTCGAGGAAAACCGAGCCAGCGCTAATCTGGATATTGCCGGCATCGCCAGTGTTGTTCGCATTCACTTTGCTCTCGATCATACCGCGATCGCTTACGGAAACCGAGCCAGCTATAATCTCTATGTTTCCGGCATTGCCTATGTTGGTATTATCGGCATTGCTGTTAACTCCGGAGCCTACGCTACTGAAAATGGCACTGGGTAATCCGTCACTACTAACGCCAGCTATCTCAACGCTACCACTAGCAAAAATGCTTACGTTCCCTGCATTGCCCTGTCCTGCGGATTGATCATTCTGGGCTTCACGCACAAGGGTTTGAATTTGAGCACCATTTGTTAACGAAAGGGAGCCAGTTTCAATCGAGACATTGCCTCCGTCGCCACTTCCATTCGGTTCTACATTGTTGAAAATCGCGGTATTCGTTCCTGTCAAAGAGACTGAGTCCGTTGCTTGGATCACGACATCTCCAGCATCTCCCTGACCAAAGGTACTGGAATCCAATTGAGCGCCCCTTTCCAAAAATAGCGATTTAGCTTGGATACTGATACTACCAATACCGTCTCCGGGTCTTAAGCCTGTCGAAGCATCAATTCTAGCTGCATTGGTGAGTAAGACATCGCCTCGCGCCACATCCAGTGGGATTGCTCCTAAACTCAAGATATTATTCTCACTATTGAGTGGTATTGTCCCACTTCCAGATACAGCGCCGATTTCGACACGACCTCCGAACGCCTCTAGGCTTCCGCCATTTAAGGTGACGTTGCCGCCTACTAACAGCAAGCTCTCGTTGTTATATACTCGCAGTGTTGCACCAGAGTTAGTGATGGGGCCAGGTGTCCTAATTGAAGAGAGAAAACCACCAGGGTCTCCTCTGAGGGTTAGTAAACTATCCCTTCCTTGCGGCTGGGTGGCACTAAACTGACCACCATCCCACACCAAAGCATCGACGGTTGTCGCAATAAAGGAACCTCTCCCCGTACCTCCGACATCCAGTTCCGCATTGGGGCCAAATAAAATCCCATACGGATTGAGAAAATAAAGATTGATATTAGGTTCTTGGGTATAGATCAGACCATTAATTTCTGAGGGAGAACCACCTGTAACTCGCGCAAAAATGTTTCTGATATTGGGAGCGCTTTGAAAAATGGCTTGCTCAATGTTGCTCAGGTTGAAGCGTCTAAAGCTGTGAAACAGATTCGTGTTACTGTCATCGGTTTGCCCCAATCCTTGAGGAATCGTGTAAATTGGGCCAGTTAACGGTTGTTCAGCTCCTAGGGTGCCATCGGTAACAATATTTTGTGCCAAGACACGAGGATGGGAACATGCGATTGCCCAAAGGGCACCAGCGAAGCATCCTGTTAGGCTTATCGCACTACTGAGCTTCAATGCCAACCCTATTGCTAACCTCCAGCCTTGACGCTGCCCACAACTCCCTTCTATTGCATCATTTTCCTGTTCCAAGCCTGTATCAGTTTTAGCCTGGGAGAAAGAAGCCGAATCACCAATTTCGCTCTGATGTTGCAGTTGCCGTGACAACGATGAAATCAACACGATACTAGCCTCGCCAGTGCTGGGTAATCTGTGAATCACTACGCCTTAAGATAGCACAGCTTACCTAATCAAACAGAACTATTTAGTTTAGTTTTTATAATGCTTTTCAACATGTACGTCTAAATATAGATGCCAAATTATGCAACCACATTTATTAAACTTACTCAGAATACAGCATCCTGGTGGGAGGCGCTCAGAGGGTGAGGAGGAGTGTACTATAAGCGATCGCCCCGGCGGCAAACGCCCAAAAGCGGCTCTTGCGCTCTTCGGGTAGCTCCTCTTTGAGAACGTTGAGCATGATTCCGCCTGCTAAGAAGGCAAACAAAACGGAGATCGCGGCCTCATGAATTTCTGTTCCTTGTCCGATCGCCCATCCCACAATAATCGCGGCGGCTAGTATCCATCGCCCCTTGTTCTGATAATCCCCTTGATGGTCTTGACGCAAGCCATAATCATTGACGATGAAATGCAACCCCATGGCAATGAAAAATAGGAATAAGCTCCGAATACCGGGTGCTTCCGGATGGCTTAGCAGGTAACCAATCAGACCATTGTAAAAGGCGAAAGAGGCAATATGCAGCCAGAAAACACCAGATTCAATAGTCTCTTCCTCTGGGGATTTCTGCTCAAGTTTGTGGGATGCCCTGACGGTTCGCTCTAGTCCATAGAAGACGACAAGTCCCAAAAGCGCTATGAGGTAAACGTGGTGTTCGAGAAAGCCGAAAATGCCAGTTTGTGCGATCGCCTTCTGTCTTGCATTCAAATCTGGCAGCAAGTGGACAAATACATAAGCCACCGAGACACCACTCGCCATCGAAAGCCAGCGACTGCGGGGAATGTCATCCAGGAACCGTAGCTTGCCCGAATAGAGATGAATAATAGCTAGACCCACGGCAAAGAGTGCCGAAAACCACGGAAGGGAAGGATTTGAGACGGCTTGCTCTGAGGCAACGAACACTCTATTCAACCAAATTGTCGAACACCTTATCAGATTTTCATGGAGTCCAATCGGCTACAAGTATCTTCCGAGGGATAAAGTATTGCTCAGATCGATTATTTCTTTTCTGACCAAATAGGTAATTTGTTCACTTCTTGAAGTGTTAAATCTACATACGTAATGTTCGGTCTGACCCGTTTTTCTCCAAAATAGCCTGTAGCGCCATCATGGGCTTGGGGACCTATGGTTTTAACCGTAAAATTCCCTTGACGAACGGCTTGATTAAACGGAGACGCAACCGCCCAAGGCCAGCGTGATGGAAATATAATTCTACCGATATCTTCAACCCAATCCTGACCGCCTTGGAGATGATAAACATGTTCTGTTGCCTTGAAGCCATCCTGGCCTGAAAAGACACCTCCCACAGAAAGCACAAAAATTTGAGTATTTAGCCACTGATTAAGATACGGCGCTGCACCTAAGGAAACTTGCGCCCCTCCACTGGTACCAATCAGAATAATTTTTACGGGTTGGCTAGAGTTTCGGGGTATGGAATAAGCCGCATTCATCCGGTCGAGAATGGCGCTGGCAATTCCCTGGTTATAAATTGGGCCATAGCGATCGTCTACGGAAATTGCGAATCGCCAAAGATTGCGAATTTTAATTAGGATATCTGCATTTTTGAGCCAGCCGTCTGCCTGCTCTGCAAAACCCCACAGGGGAGCTAAAATGCGTCTTCCACCTAGACTTTCATTAGCCGCTGAGTAGGGAAAAACATCCGAAACAATCACACAATTGGGATGACGTTTAACTAAATCGTCTAAAAAGAACTCTTCTCCAGGAGTTAACTGATTAGCCGAAAAATCTCCTACTCCTGGCAAAAAAACAATATAACAATTAATTTTTGAAGATTTAGCGATCGCACTTGCATTCTGATCAGAAGGTAAGCGCTTGGAGCGATTCTTCTTGAAAGCGAAGCTCTCAGCTTCGTTCGCCCACCAAACCAACGTTCCCACTGGCGAGAGGGTTCCCCACACAAGGAGAATGATTCCAGTTAAACCCAATAGCTTCAAGGTTCCGCCTCGAAGCCACAAAAGTATCGAACCGATTAGCTTTAGCATTTAATACCGTGTCAGTGCTTAAGAAAGCTTTGATCAGCTCAGTAGATAGACCCAATTAAATGTAATATGTAGGGTGTATTCGCCTCTCACCAGGACGCGCAAATGATAATTTTTTAGGGCGTTAGCCCGGAGAAGAGAGCATCAAAGCTGGACATTTATTAATCGATCTTAATGATTTTCAGAAAAAAAAGTAAGCTTTTTATTATAGCTTGTCTTATCAAACAATATTTTATTAACCCTGTAATCTATCCTGAGCTGTAGAAATTTGCTGTGAGTGGTACACATAGACAATGGAATTTATGGACGACCTTGCGGAAGGCACTCGCTTTAGATGGAGATTTTTATGAGAATGCGCGTAATACCCCTAAAAATCAGCGCATAGCCCGAACGATTGTCATCTTAGCGGCGGTATCCCATGCTTTGGGTAGTGGGATTATCTTAGTGATTAATCGAGCGACATTGCCCATTCTCGCCTTATCCCTGCTCATTGATGGACTGAGTGTTGTGGGAGGATACTATTTTTGGACGTTAACCATTTGGAAGATCGGACAGTGGCTTAAACGAGATTCTTTAACCTATGGTGATTTGCTGATTCCCATTGGTTTTGCCTACGCTCCCCAAGTCCTGAACTTTTTAACGTTAATTCCTTGGCTGGGACGACCCATTGAGCTGTTATTAGCCCTCTGGAGTTTGCTAGCTGTAATTGTGGCTGTCCGCCAAGGTTTAGATATCAAAACTCGCTGGGCAGCGCTGATCTGTTTAGTGGGTTGGCCTCTTGTTCAGGTGGCGATCGGATTTGTGCAAGTTTACAAAAGCTCTTAAATCTTCCGATCACCCGGTCAAGCCATTGCTTCCATTGCTTCCATTGCTTCCATTGCTTCCATTGCTTCCATTGCTTCCATTGCTTCCATTGCTTCCATTGCTTCCATTGCTTCCATTGCCGCCTCTTTGCCCCTGGATCTCGGCAAGCTTTCTGAGGGAACCCCCGATGCTACGAGGCTTTGGCACTTGTTTGTTTCCTGCCGGCCACCCTTCACGCTGACGAGAGCGATCGCCATCTGTCTCCTCGGTTTGGTCGTGGAACAGGATTTGTTGCGTTGGGAAGGGTAGGTCAATGCCGTTGGCAGTCAGCTTGTTCTTGATAGCACAAAGCACCTTATCCCGTGTGTCGAGCGCATCTGATCGTCGCGGCGGTGAGACCCACCAGCGAGCACGGATATTGACAGTACTCTCAGCCAGTTCCATCACCAGCGCCTCAGGAGGTGGCTCCTGTAAAACCTTATCCACGCTGGCGATCGCTTCTAAAATCAACTCCTTGGCGCGGTCAATATTGTCACCATAGCCGATGCCCACATCGTACTCTAGACGGCGGTTGTCAAAAGCGGTGTTAACAGTTAGTGAATTCGTAAATAGTTCAGAATTTGGGATGACAACGCGCCGCCCATCGTATGTCCTGATCGTTGTAGCCCGCGTCTGAATTTCTTCTACCGTTCCCTCAAAATTTTTGAACACAATCTGGTCATTGATTTGGAACGGTTCAGTTAACAGAATCAAGACTCCTGCCAGGAAGTTTTGGAGAATGTCGCGGAAGGCAAAACCAATAGCTACACCGCTGATACCCAGCAGTTGAATCAAATCCCCAGCTTTAAATGAGGGGATGATGATGGATAATGCTACAAATAGACCCAGTAAAACAATAATTCCTTGGGACAAACGTCCGAGTACCAGTCCTAAATTTCTGGCCTGCCGATGCCTTCGGGTAACACGTCTGACTAGAGACTTTATTCCTGTGGCAGCCCAATAAAAGATGGCGAAGACGATCACAGCCAAGACAATATTGGGCAGCATAATGATCAGGCCGTCGAGCATAGCCTGCATTTTTCCCCATGCTGTTGATACCGATTCTTGGGGATTCATGACTTCTCCAGCTTTGGACAACGCTGCTGATTGTAATGAACAGGAACCCGTTCTAAATCTACCTTTGGTCAGTAGGTTTTACCTAGGCTACCTGCGACAGCTAGAGGTAATTTTTCTCAAAGAATGCCCCATCAATGGCAAAGTAATGAAGACAAGCAAAAATCTGAAGAGGGAAAGCACTGCCAATGGAACTCGTTAAAGTCCAACTCATGTTTGAGAATGCTCCAAGGCGATCGCATAAGGATTACTCTGCTGAATTGGAGGACTTAAACGGGAAGTTAGTGGAATTAGCCCGACTTCCTTGCCAGGGAGAGTTAATCTCGTTCGCTGAGGGTCAACTCCATACGGTGGGGCCATGCTTCAGTGTGATAGAGGTCGTTCACTTCGCCTCACCCCGCGAAAATGGACTGGCCGGTCAGGTAACGCTACGTAAGTGCTTTCCCAGATAAATTGCATCGGTTTAGAATGACTTCCCTCTAGTTGCCTATTTCTGAAGTCATTCCCAAACCATTTGAATTAATCCGCATGGATTGCAGCAATTAGCTACTGCGTGCGAGCGGGTAAGGGAGCAGGTTGTACGGTTAAAGCAAGAGTCTCTCCTCCCCGTTGGATTTTTAGGGGTAACTGACCACCCACGCCGCTCGTTTCTACTTGCTGCTGGACTTGTTCAGCTTTAGTCACAGGCTGATTGTTAATCGATTGGATCACATCTCCGGGTCTGAGTCCGGCTTGATCGGCTGGAGAACCTTGAACAACCTGAACAATTAGAACTCCTTGATCGGCCTCAACCTGAATGTTACTATTACGACTATTATTCAAGCGTTGCTTAATTTCTGGGGTCAGGGGCACCATTTGAACACCGAGGAAGGGATGATCAACTCTTCCCTTGGTAATCAGTTGGTCAGCAATCCGTTTAGCAGTATCAATGGGAATGGCAAAGCCGATGCCTTGTGCTCCTTGAATAATGGCGGTGTTAACACCAATCACTTGACCACGAGCATTGAGTAGGGGGCCACCTGAGTTACCGGGATTAATTGCCGCATCCGTCTGAATAAAAGGCACCCGCTTACCTTTAGCACCGATGTCACTACTCGAACGGTCTATGGCACTGACGACGCCGACTGTTACCGTTTCTTGCAAACCTAAAGGATTACCAATGGCGATCGCCCATTGTCCTGCCTGAACTTGAGTGGAACTGGCGAGTTCAACGGTGGGTAAGTTACTTGCTGGAATCTGAACGACGGCGATATCCGTTATAGGGTCTTCCCCCAGCACCTTTCCATCAAAACTGCGACCATCAGAGAACGATACGGTCACCCCATCTGCTTTATTAACAACATGAGCGTTGGTCAAAATCAGACCCTTGCCGTCAATCACAAAGCCAGAACCAACCCCCCGCTGCACTCGGTCTGAAGGCTGTGTGGGAGTCGAGTCGCCAAAAAACCGCCGAAAGAATGGATCGCTAAATTCTTCTGGGACTTGGCGTCTCACGGTTTGGGAGGTATTAATTCGTACCACGGCTGGTTCGACTTTCTTGACCACTTCCACAACAAAGTTGCTATCTTCCTGAGTGGGTGTGAGTGGACGATTCGACGCACTCCTGCTTGTGTTGTCGTTTTCCGTTCTGGAATTCTCAAGGGGTTGAGGATTCGTCGGTTGAGCAGGAGCTAGATTATTGGATACCCCAGCACAGCCACCCAATAAGGCGACTCCTGTGTAAACCAGAGGTAGCAATCGGTAAATTGCTGGTGTCTGCCGAAAGTACTGACCTGTGGTACTGATGCGTTCTGATTCAACCTTTTTGTACGATTGGCTCGACAATTTTGTCGAATTAGAGGGATTTGAGTTATTCAATTTTGGATTAAGGGAGTAATTATAGGATGGTTTTTCCATAAAACTGTGTCCTCCACAGATACGAATCGGCAAGCACACTATATTTGATTTGTACTCATATGAACTACTGCCTGAGCCGTAAGGCACTGGCAGTTTCTGTACTCACGAGGGAATGCCGCAACTTGGACTTACGCCCAAGCTTTGGTCTTACTTCCCCTCCTACAGCAGAGACGGCTGTTCCATCCGCCTTTAGAATTCTGATGCCTTCTGTTCTAATATTCGTTGCTGCATTACCATCTCGGTCATGATGGGTGTAACAGTGAGGACAAGTCCACTCTCTAACATCAAGTGGCAACTCATCAATCTGGTAATAGCAATTAGAGCAGAGCTTAGAGCTAGGGAACCATCTATCAATTCCTACCAACTTCCCGCCTTTTTGCTCTAGCTTATAGGCTAAAAAATTGGTAAACCTTCCCCATCCTGCATCAGAGATGGCTTTAGCTAACTTAGGGTTACGAATCATGCCCTTAACATGAAGATTCTCTACTACGACAACTTGGTTTTCATTGACGAGCTTTCGTGAAAGCTTATGTAGAAAATCCTGCCTTGAATAGAAGACCCGTTCGTGTACCTTAGCTACTTTCTTTCTGTACTTGTTGCGTGAATTACTCCCTTTTTGCTTTCTAGATAACTTCTGCTGCTTACGCTTGAGGTTTTTCTCGTGTTTAGCTATATGCCTGGGATTATCGTATTTGGATACCTTGCTGCCATCACTGACAATTGCAAAATGTGTTAATCCTAAATCTATGCCAACGACCCTGCCATCTGTAGAAGTCTTGGGTAATTCCCCCTCAACTTCTGTGAGGATAGAGGCAAAGTATTTTCCTGATGGAGCAAGGCTTACGGTCACAGTCTTAATTTTCCCTTCAACTGGACGATGGATTTTGGCTTTTAGGCTTCCAATCTTTGGCAATTGGATGGTATCGCCTTTTACCTTCACCCCTTGAGGGAATTGAATTGACTGCTTGCCGTGCTTGGACTTGAATCGGGGAAACATGGCTCTACCTTCAAAGAAGTTTCTGTAAGCCGTTGTTAGGTTAAGTGTCACCGCCTGTAAAACTTGGCTATAGCATTCACCTAACCACAGGGTTTCCTCCTCTTTCTTGAGCTGAGGTAAAAGTGCATTGAGTGCTGACTGGCTTAATCCCTTACCTGTTTCTTTGTAGGTTTCGATG
It encodes the following:
- a CDS encoding YIP1 family protein is translated as MSGTHRQWNLWTTLRKALALDGDFYENARNTPKNQRIARTIVILAAVSHALGSGIILVINRATLPILALSLLIDGLSVVGGYYFWTLTIWKIGQWLKRDSLTYGDLLIPIGFAYAPQVLNFLTLIPWLGRPIELLLALWSLLAVIVAVRQGLDIKTRWAALICLVGWPLVQVAIGFVQVYKSS
- a CDS encoding transposase, with the translated sequence MLHKVVKVPLYPTSQQVVLLAKSFGCARWWWNFALNKSIETYKETGKGLSQSALNALLPQLKKEEETLWLGECYSQVLQAVTLNLTTAYRNFFEGRAMFPRFKSKHGKQSIQFPQGVKVKGDTIQLPKIGSLKAKIHRPVEGKIKTVTVSLAPSGKYFASILTEVEGELPKTSTDGRVVGIDLGLTHFAIVSDGSKVSKYDNPRHIAKHEKNLKRKQQKLSRKQKGSNSRNKYRKKVAKVHERVFYSRQDFLHKLSRKLVNENQVVVVENLHVKGMIRNPKLAKAISDAGWGRFTNFLAYKLEQKGGKLVGIDRWFPSSKLCSNCYYQIDELPLDVREWTCPHCYTHHDRDGNAATNIRTEGIRILKADGTAVSAVGGEVRPKLGRKSKLRHSLVSTETASALRLRQ
- a CDS encoding mechanosensitive ion channel family protein, translated to MNPQESVSTAWGKMQAMLDGLIIMLPNIVLAVIVFAIFYWAATGIKSLVRRVTRRHRQARNLGLVLGRLSQGIIVLLGLFVALSIIIPSFKAGDLIQLLGISGVAIGFAFRDILQNFLAGVLILLTEPFQINDQIVFKNFEGTVEEIQTRATTIRTYDGRRVVIPNSELFTNSLTVNTAFDNRRLEYDVGIGYGDNIDRAKELILEAIASVDKVLQEPPPEALVMELAESTVNIRARWWVSPPRRSDALDTRDKVLCAIKNKLTANGIDLPFPTQQILFHDQTEETDGDRSRQREGWPAGNKQVPKPRSIGGSLRKLAEIQGQRGGNGSNGSNGSNGSNGSNGSNGSNGSNGSNGSNGLTG
- a CDS encoding trypsin-like peptidase domain-containing protein, producing the protein MEKPSYNYSLNPKLNNSNPSNSTKLSSQSYKKVESERISTTGQYFRQTPAIYRLLPLVYTGVALLGGCAGVSNNLAPAQPTNPQPLENSRTENDNTSRSASNRPLTPTQEDSNFVVEVVKKVEPAVVRINTSQTVRRQVPEEFSDPFFRRFFGDSTPTQPSDRVQRGVGSGFVIDGKGLILTNAHVVNKADGVTVSFSDGRSFDGKVLGEDPITDIAVVQIPASNLPTVELASSTQVQAGQWAIAIGNPLGLQETVTVGVVSAIDRSSSDIGAKGKRVPFIQTDAAINPGNSGGPLLNARGQVIGVNTAIIQGAQGIGFAIPIDTAKRIADQLITKGRVDHPFLGVQMVPLTPEIKQRLNNSRNSNIQVEADQGVLIVQVVQGSPADQAGLRPGDVIQSINNQPVTKAEQVQQQVETSGVGGQLPLKIQRGGETLALTVQPAPLPARTQ
- a CDS encoding S-layer family protein, producing MLISSLSRQLQHQSEIGDSASFSQAKTDTGLEQENDAIEGSCGQRQGWRLAIGLALKLSSAISLTGCFAGALWAIACSHPRVLAQNIVTDGTLGAEQPLTGPIYTIPQGLGQTDDSNTNLFHSFRRFNLSNIEQAIFQSAPNIRNIFARVTGGSPSEINGLIYTQEPNINLYFLNPYGILFGPNAELDVGGTGRGSFIATTVDALVWDGGQFSATQPQGRDSLLTLRGDPGGFLSSIRTPGPITNSGATLRVYNNESLLLVGGNVTLNGGSLEAFGGRVEIGAVSGSGTIPLNSENNILSLGAIPLDVARGDVLLTNAARIDASTGLRPGDGIGSISIQAKSLFLERGAQLDSSTFGQGDAGDVVIQATDSVSLTGTNTAIFNNVEPNGSGDGGNVSIETGSLSLTNGAQIQTLVREAQNDQSAGQGNAGNVSIFASGSVEIAGVSSDGLPSAIFSSVGSGVNSNADNTNIGNAGNIEIIAGSVSVSDRGMIESKVNANNTGDAGNIQISAGSVFLDTNAKLNTDNDGSGLAGNILINASSLISIRGNSEVFSQSNNNDLNRGFGSIQITALDGSVLINDSILNTQNASSGFAGDISVTASERVSIENKSRIFSTGIVGQILIGESLYTSISPQVVSIDNSELNTDNSSAFSINTDTDTVAGNILIQATEFISFANGANLTTSTSQKGDAGYVVLQAERVALANSNIQSIVRPEAEGEGGYIGIEARSIDLTNSTLNAATFGAGDAGYVDLQTNGGSVSLDNSTIFTTVEPGATGDGGYIEIKTGSLSLSNSSSLQTLVRGPYDGSAPQGGVGNAGFINVQADRDISITGGGSFSTGIFSTVEPGGKGTAGDIEISARSLYLRDGAGVGVDNLEIGEAGDISITATQDIFLLNKGKITAETLSGQGGNIYLNVGDFLVLLRDSNISTTAGLAPGGGDGGNMDINARYIFGVPVNDNNITAQAYEGKGGSIRVTTNGLYSIDYRSEDFAETNDITVSSNFGIDGEVEINNLNLDFTQGLTSLPELPVDVSGQITPRCAALGRDSETVVNKFTITGRGGLPPNPNETLQNESMQTNWVTSDPPVENSNKDDSSGNPHPSVPAESNMPKTPALVEAQGWIYGQKGEVILTAQAPTVTPHNPLLTPAASCNAK